From a single Lolium rigidum isolate FL_2022 chromosome 7, APGP_CSIRO_Lrig_0.1, whole genome shotgun sequence genomic region:
- the LOC124674271 gene encoding UDP-glucosyltransferase UGT13248-like, producing the protein MLQFGRRLAYHGLRPTLVLTRYVLSCTDPPGDPFRVAAISDGFDAGGMASCPDHAESFSRMEAAGSETLRELLLSEARAGRPVRVLVYDPHLAWALPVARAAGVATAAFFSQPCAVNVIYGELWAGRMALPATDGRQLVARGALSVELGPEDMPPFVAMPESQPVFTRTSIRQFEGLDKADDVLVNSFHEFEPKEAEYMELTWRAKMIGPTLPSFYLDDDRLPSNKSYGFNLFNCDAPCMDWLEKQEISSVVLVSYGTVSNYDATQLEELGNGLCDSGKPFMWVVRSNEAHKLSKGLKLKCEKMGLIVSWCPQLEVLAHRAIGCFVTHCGWNSTLEAVASGVPLVGIPHWADQPTISKYVESVWGMGVQARKNDNGVLRRGEIERCIREVMDGERNDKYKRNAAKLMQKAKKAMQEGGSSDMHIVAFAAKYLSI; encoded by the exons ATGCTCCAGTTCGGGCGCCGCCTGGCCTACCACGGCCTTCGCCCCACCCTCGTCCTCACCCGCTACGTGCTCTCCTGCACCGACCCGCCGGGCGACCCGTTCCGCGTGGCCGCCATCTCCGACGGCTTCGACGCCGGCGGCATGGCGTCCTGCCCGGACCACGCGGAGTCCTTCTCCCGGATGGAggccgccgggtcggagacgcTCCGGGAGCTCCTGCTTTCGGAGGCGCGCGCGGGGCGGCCCGTGCGCGTGCTGGTGTACGACCCGCACCTCGCCTGGGCGCTGCCCGTGGCGCGCGCCGCCGGCGTGGCCACCGCGGCGTTCTTCTCCCAGCCGTGCGCCGTGAACGTCATCTACGGGGAGCTTTGGGCGGGGCGCATGGCGCTGCCGGCGACGGACGGGCGCCAGCTGGTGGCGAGAGGAGCGCTGAGCGTGGAGCTCGGGCCGGAGGACATGCCGCCGTTCGTGGCCATGCCGGAGTCACAACCTGTGTTCACCAGGACATCAATTCGGCAGTTCGAAGGGCTGGACAAAGCGGACGACGTGCTCGTCAACTCATTCCACGAATTCGAGCCAAAG GAGGCAGAGTACATGGAGTTAACTTGGAGAGCAAAGATGATAGGCCCAACATTGCCATCATTTTACCTCGACGATGATCGCCTTCCATCCAACAAATCTTATGGGTTCAACTTGTTCAATTGCGATGCACCGTGTATGGATTGGCTAGAGAAGCAGGAGATCTCGTCCGTTGTGCTTGTATCATATGGGACTGTCTCCAACTATGACGCAACTCAGCTAGAGGAGCTTGGAAACGGACTATGCGACTCCGGCAAACCTTTTATGTGGGTTGTCAGATCAAATGAGGCACACAAGTTATCTAAAGGCCTCAAGCTCAAATGTGAGAAGATGGGATTAATTGTTTCTTGGTGCCCCCAACTTGAGGTTCTTGCACATAGGGCGATCG GTTGTTTCGTTACCCACTGTGGATGGAACTCAACATTGGAAGCCGTTGCTAGCGGTGTGCCTCTTGTCGGCATTCCACATTGGGCAGACCAACCCACCATCTCAAAGTATGTGGAGAGCGTGTGGGGCATGGGTGTGCAGGCAAGAAAGAACGATAATGGGGTCCTAAGGAGGGGGGAAATCGAGAGATGTATTAGAGAGGTGATGGACGGGGAAAGAAATGATAAGTACAAAAGGAATGCTGCAAAATTGATGCAAAAGGCCAAGAAGGCTATGCAGGAAGGAGGAAGTTCAGACATGCATATTGTTGCATTTGCGGCAAAGTATTTGTCAATTTAA